A genomic window from Flavobacterium phycosphaerae includes:
- a CDS encoding Hpt domain-containing protein yields the protein MEKPNIEYILKLSRNDKVIKQNFINILKFELPIEIDAYYVSLHLKKWSQTMGCIHKLKNKIAILGLENSYHLADEYEKSEPNSRKDLQIEFEKTLTLMQHYVNCL from the coding sequence ATGGAAAAGCCTAATATTGAATACATCTTAAAACTTTCAAGAAATGATAAGGTGATAAAACAAAATTTTATCAACATCCTGAAATTTGAATTGCCTATAGAAATTGACGCCTATTACGTGAGTTTGCATCTCAAAAAATGGTCACAAACAATGGGTTGCATTCATAAATTAAAAAATAAAATAGCTATTTTAGGGCTTGAAAACAGTTATCATTTAGCCGATGAATATGAAAAATCGGAACCCAATAGTAGAAAAGATTTACAAATTGAATTTGAAAAAACACTAACTTTAATGCAGCATTATGTAAACTGCCTATAA